One uncultured Alphaproteobacteria bacterium genomic region harbors:
- the glk gene encoding Glucokinase, with protein sequence MTPAAEPWILVADIGGTNARFAAVPRGSGVPSQPFILPTKGYPSLEAALDLAIPALGGGEGLSAIVLALAAAIDDGPVKLTNAAWVIDARAVAAHTGVARVELRNDFEALALALPFLGGAALHSLQAGEALAGGNIAVVGPGTGLGVAGLIAMGSVWRTLCGEGGHATYAPETETEWCIATGLRAKYGRVSAERVATGQGLVDVAAILGAPADAASPAQVVARAHDGCAACRGALDAFLACTGRVAGDVALTLNATAGVFLGGGILPRLVGTTDLAPLVAAFRDKGRNAPRMARMPVSLIVDPAPALTGLAAHARELFATL encoded by the coding sequence ATGACGCCCGCCGCCGAACCGTGGATCCTGGTCGCCGACATCGGCGGCACCAACGCCCGTTTCGCCGCCGTGCCGCGCGGCTCGGGGGTGCCGAGCCAGCCGTTCATCCTGCCGACCAAGGGATATCCGAGCCTGGAGGCGGCGCTCGACCTCGCGATCCCGGCGCTCGGGGGCGGGGAGGGGCTGTCCGCCATCGTCCTCGCGCTGGCGGCGGCGATCGACGATGGGCCGGTGAAGCTCACCAATGCCGCGTGGGTGATCGACGCCCGCGCCGTCGCCGCCCACACCGGCGTCGCCCGGGTCGAGCTGCGCAACGATTTCGAGGCGCTGGCGCTGGCGCTGCCGTTCCTCGGCGGCGCGGCGCTTCATTCTCTTCAGGCGGGCGAGGCGCTTGCGGGCGGCAACATCGCGGTGGTCGGGCCGGGCACCGGCCTCGGCGTTGCCGGACTGATCGCGATGGGTAGCGTCTGGCGCACCCTGTGCGGGGAGGGCGGGCATGCCACCTACGCCCCCGAGACCGAAACCGAGTGGTGCATCGCCACCGGACTGCGCGCCAAGTATGGCCGGGTTTCGGCGGAACGGGTAGCGACCGGGCAGGGGCTGGTGGACGTCGCCGCAATTCTCGGCGCACCGGCCGATGCGGCGAGCCCGGCGCAGGTGGTGGCGCGCGCGCACGACGGCTGCGCGGCATGCCGCGGCGCGCTCGACGCGTTCCTCGCCTGTACCGGACGGGTCGCGGGCGACGTCGCGCTCACGCTCAACGCCACCGCGGGCGTGTTCCTCGGCGGCGGCATCCTGCCCCGGCTGGTCGGCACTACCGACCTCGCGCCGCTCGTCGCCGCGTTCCGCGACAAGGGGCGCAACGCGCCGCGCATGGCGCGCATGCCGGTGTCGCTGATCGTCGATCCGGCTCCGGCACTGACCGGGCTCGCCGCGCATGCCCGAGAGCTCTTCGCCACGCTGTGA